A window from Solanum stenotomum isolate F172 chromosome 7, ASM1918654v1, whole genome shotgun sequence encodes these proteins:
- the LOC125869831 gene encoding uncharacterized protein LOC125869831, which yields MNDRSGVYVPQSKRDRASGSSSGSKLEDMMAKMIGYDKFMKDLVTKKRVVGLNFINDVHHDNTIATKSLVQKKEDSCAFTIPCTIGSISFAKALCDLGANINLMPLAIYKKLGLGDPRPILMRLMMADRSVKRPVGVLCDVLVKVDTFILLVDFAILDCEVDFEVPIILGRPFLATGRALVDVERGELKFTLNKEEVKFNICRSMKQPNDMNVISAIEVVAEEDMRGMGAHSYAPKKLDLDLKNRPSPPAKPSVEDPPVLELKELRSHLIYVFLGTNNTLPVILAVDLNKE from the exons ATGAATGATCGCAGTGGTGTTTATGTACCCCAAAGTAAGAGAGACCGAGCAAGTGGTAGTTCCAGCGGGTCTAAGCTGGAAGACATGATGGCTAAA ATGATAGGATATGACAAGTTCATGAAGGACTTGGTTACAAAGAAAAGAGTTGTAGGtcttaattttattaatgatgTTCATCATGACAACACCATTGCGACCAAATCTTTGGTTCAGAAAAAGGAAGATTCATGTGCATTCACTATCCCATGCACTATTGGGTCAATCAGTTTTGCGAAAGCATTGTGTGACCTAGGAGCCAACATCAATTTGATGCCATTAGCCATCTACAAAAAACTGGGGTTAGGAGATCCAAGACCTATATTAATGAGGTTGATGATGGCTGATAGGTCAGTTAAGCGGCCTGTGGGAGTCCTATGTGATGTGCTTGTGAAGGTGGACACCTTCATTTTGTTGGTTGACTTCGCAATCTTGGATTGCGAAGTAGactttgaggttcccatcatcttGGGAAGACCATTTTTGGCCACTGGAAGGGCCTTGGTTGATGTTGAGAGAGGAGAGTTAAAGTTCACACTGAACAAGGAGGAGGTaaaattcaatatttgtaggtcaaTGAAGCAACCCAATGACATGAATGTGATATCTGCAATAGAGGTGGTTGCTGAAGAAGACATGAGG GGGATGGGAGCACACTCGTATGCTCCAAAGAAATTGGACCTGGACTTGAAAAATAGGCCAAGCCCTCCAGCAAAACCATCCGTTGAAGATCCACCGGTgctagagttgaaagagttacgTAGTCACctcatatatgtatttttgggGACTAATAACACTTTACCTGTGATTTTGGCTGTAGATTTAAATAAAGAGTAG